The DNA segment ATATGCGTTGCTACAATTACCGGCTTGCCCGCCAAATTACATTTGTCGATCATTTCTTTCTGCATCACCGGGACATTCTCGACGGGAACTTCCACACCCAGGTCTCCCCGGGCTGCCATAATGCCGTCCGAAGCTTCAATAATGTCATCCAATTCCCGAACGCCTTCATCATTCTCAATCTTAGAAATGATCTGTACGTGACCGGCACCGCGATCATTTCAATTCCCTGTTCCAGTCCAAAGTCGATATGACGGATATCCCGCTCAGTTACACCCGGAAGCGTGGTCCGAATTCCCGGCAAATTTACCCCCTTACGTGGTTTAAGTGTGCCACCACTCTTGATGTGACAGCGAATCTCCGTACCCTCAACCTCGATGACATCGAGTTCAATCAGGCCGTCATCGATTAAGATGCGATCGTTTTTCTGCACCACTGCGGGCATTTCAGCGTAGTTGACGGAAATCCGGTGCGAATCGCCTTCTATATTTTCAGTCGTCAAGATCAGTTCCTCCCCCGCCATTAATTGACAGGATGCTTCCTTCAGCTTACCGATTCGTACTTCCGGCCCCTTAATATCCATCATAATCGGGATATACGCATCGACCTCCTTTGCGGCCTCACGAAGGTGCCTAATCCGCTCCACATGTTCATCTGGCTCCCCGTGAGCCATATTCAAGCGCCCCACCGTCATTCCAGCTGTAATCATTTCTTTTAACGTTTCTACCGTGTCGCAAGCTGGCCCCAGTGTACAAATGATTTTTGTCCGCAGCATAAAATTCCTCCTTGAATTAAAATGCTTCCCATACTCCTTTGATGAATAAATCACAGTCATGACTACTCATTACCCCAAATTACCTTGTTCCTGCTTAAAAGCTAATCTTTTAATCCACACGCTAGTAAGATGACTTGGTATAATATTTCCCGGAAATATTCATCTTATGTTGGATTTACAAATCATCTGCTAAAAATAAACTAAGTTAACTATAACTTCTTAATACTATACTCACGAAAAATATGCGCTATATCCTCAAGTGAATACTTTCCAGTTACAACATCCAGCGTATACTTTGAACTAGCGTAGCTAATCCAATAGTGATATTTTTTTAAAATAAATGAACTTTTCCTGCAGGTCGTGACTCTTATAGGGGAGTGAGGTGAAGTAATGAACGCCGTTCGATACGTGAAAAAGGCAAAAAGAGGAAACAAAGAAGCGCTCCTTCAGTTAATTCTGGCCGAGAAAGACCAGTATTACAGACTGGCGCTAACCTACATGGGCAATTCACATGACGCGATGGATGCCATGGAGGAGATGATCGTGAGATTATACGAGAACATCAGCCAGCTCAACAAGGAGGAAGCCTTCTACAGCTGGAGCAAAACCATTCTGGTTAACTGCTGCAAAGCCATGCTTCGAAAGAAAGCTCAGCTTATGCTAATGGAAGATGTCAGCATGCACGACGAACTAATAGCGGGGCAAGATTCCCCGCCCAGTGACCCTTATCGGCACAGTGATCAGCAAATAGATATCCAGAAGCTGTTGCTCCATTTGAACGAGCAGCAGCAAGAAGCGATTCAATTGAAGTATTGGCATGATCTCGATTATCAGACAATCGCGGAAATCACGAATGTACCTATAGGAACTGTGAAATCTCGGATTTTTCAAGGATTAAAAAAGCTTAGAGAACTCTATGGAGGTGAAATGAATGAATCGCATTGAGGAACGATTAGAGGAACGACTAAAGGAAGAGAAAATGCGGCTAGACTCCGTGACGGCACCCAAGGAATTAGAAACTCGCCTACGAGATGCGCTAAACAAGACGGATTCTCAAAGAGCAAAGCGACGGGTTCCCCCGCTCTGGAAGGCTGCGGCGGTTGCCTTGCTCTTCCTCGTGGTCTTCGGATATCATTACGATGCCTTCGCTTATTACGGCAAGAAGCTGCTTGGTTTTGACGAGTTAATTGGCGGTTCACAGCTGCAAGAGCTCAATGAGCAAGGCCTGGGACAACTCATAGGTAAGACGACTAAGCTAGAAAACGGAACTGTAGTCACGATCGATGGAATTATGGCGGACGCCAATCAATTGATTATGTATTACACCTTAACGAATTCCAAGGGGCTCGAGAATGACGGCGGTGAGATTTTTAGAGCTTCAAGAATAACTGGTTTTCTAACAAACTCCTATGTGCAATCCGGCACGTCCATCATCAATGAAGAGCATACCGAGATTAAAGCCATGAGAACGTTCGAGCCAGTGAATCCCTTCGCCAAACAATTAACGTTACACTACCGGGAACAACTCCCTGGCAATCAAGAGAAAGAGGGTAGTATTTCGTTTCCATATGATCTAAACAAGGCAATGAATACGGAAGTTAAACAATCGATCAGAAAGACCTTTAAAGTTGACAAGGGCGAGATTACGTTTGGATCCATTACAGCCACGCCAACCTTGACCAGCATCAAAGGCTCGCTTCATGTCGAGAATTTCGATAGGGTAAGTTCTGCGTTGAACGACATCGAGCTCATCGCCAATGGGATTCCTGTCAATCAAGTCGGTAGCGGATATGGTACCTCGATTAAGGGTACAAGGTTTGAGCTTCAATACGAACCACTGCCTAAAGAGTTAAATTCATTAGAGCTCGTCATGAAGAAGTTTGTCGGCTATCAACAGCTGGATCAGAGACTGCCCCTCTCTTCGGCTGGCAACGAGCCTTTCTTTTTCTCTCTGGATAGCAAAGAACTTTGGGTGAAAAAAGTGGCCGTCACCTCCCAAGGCGTGGAGATTACGATTGCCACGGATAATGACGTCATGCTGGATGGCGTATCTATAGAAGCTCAGAATGAGATTACCTCGCTACGAACGACTGTAAATCAATTGGATGGCAAGCTGGAAGACGGAACAATTCTGAAGGAGCGCACTTTACTGTTCGATACTTCAGTGATGCCGGAATACCTGCACATTAAAGGGATGCATTACATGAAAGAGTACAATCAAGTGATCAAGATCCCTGTGGACTAACCGCCATTTTTGGCGGTTTTTTCTTTGGTCCGGAGCAAGCC comes from the Paenibacillus lentus genome and includes:
- a CDS encoding sigma-70 family RNA polymerase sigma factor; the protein is MNAVRYVKKAKRGNKEALLQLILAEKDQYYRLALTYMGNSHDAMDAMEEMIVRLYENISQLNKEEAFYSWSKTILVNCCKAMLRKKAQLMLMEDVSMHDELIAGQDSPPSDPYRHSDQQIDIQKLLLHLNEQQQEAIQLKYWHDLDYQTIAEITNVPIGTVKSRIFQGLKKLRELYGGEMNESH
- a CDS encoding DUF4179 domain-containing protein → MNRIEERLEERLKEEKMRLDSVTAPKELETRLRDALNKTDSQRAKRRVPPLWKAAAVALLFLVVFGYHYDAFAYYGKKLLGFDELIGGSQLQELNEQGLGQLIGKTTKLENGTVVTIDGIMADANQLIMYYTLTNSKGLENDGGEIFRASRITGFLTNSYVQSGTSIINEEHTEIKAMRTFEPVNPFAKQLTLHYREQLPGNQEKEGSISFPYDLNKAMNTEVKQSIRKTFKVDKGEITFGSITATPTLTSIKGSLHVENFDRVSSALNDIELIANGIPVNQVGSGYGTSIKGTRFELQYEPLPKELNSLELVMKKFVGYQQLDQRLPLSSAGNEPFFFSLDSKELWVKKVAVTSQGVEITIATDNDVMLDGVSIEAQNEITSLRTTVNQLDGKLEDGTILKERTLLFDTSVMPEYLHIKGMHYMKEYNQVIKIPVD